A stretch of DNA from Mesomycoplasma lagogenitalium:
CTTGGAATTATAGTAATTTTTTGAACTTTATTTCCACCAGGTAATTTAATACCGACAACAGCATGTCCTGCTTCGTGGTAAGCAACCATTGTTCTTTCTTGCTCTGTAATTGTTCTGTGTTTTTTAGCAGGTCCGCTCATTACTCTATCAATAGCTTCATCAATTTGAGTAGCTGTAATTACTTTTGTATTTTCTCTAACTGATAAAATTGATGCTTCATTAATAACATTTTCTAATTGCGCACCAGAAAATCCTGGAGTTCTTTTAGCAATGTTTTTAAAATCGATTGTTCCATCTACACGTTTTCCGCGAGCATGTAATTTTAAAATTTCTTCTCTTTCTTTGATATCTGGATAATTAACAGTAATTGTTCTATCAAAACGCCCAGGTCTTTGTAAAGCAGGATCTAAAACATCTGTTCTGTTAGTTGCTGCAATAACTAGTATTCCGCTATTATCGGTCATTCCATCCATTTCAACTAATAATTGGTTAAGTGTTTGCTCTCTTTCGTCATTTCCTCCACCAATACCTGAACCTCTTGAACGACCAACAGCATCTAATTCATCGATAAAAATTATCGCCGGCGCTTCTTTTCTTGCTTCTTTAAACAATTCTCTTACTCTTTTAGCACCCATACCAACATACAATTCAACAAAGTTAGATGCAGAAATAAAGAAAAATGGAACATTTGCTTCACCGGCTGTTGCTTTTGCTAATAAAGTTTTACCAGTTCCTGGAGGACCACCTAATAAAATCCCTTTAGGAATTCTAGCGCCTGCTGCTTCGTATTTTCCTGGATTTTTTAAATAATCAACAAGTTCCATAACCTCTTCTTTAACCTCTTTGTTACCGGCGATGTCACTAAATCTTTTATCTGACATCACTTTAACAGCTTGGCTATTATTTTGTGGACCAAAAAATCCACCCATTCCACCTCAACTGCTTCCTTTCAACATTTTGTAATAAAATACAATAAGTAAAATAGGTAATGCAAATGAAAACAAAAGAGGAATAAAGCTTAAAATTTGTTGTCATAATGAAGGTTTGAATTTTCCTTCATTTATAAATCCTAAACTTTCACCAGTTTTTTTCAATTCTGTAACTAAATTGCTTGCTTCGTTATATTTCATTGCGGCATTAATTTGTTCAGTAACAGAACCGTTTAATTGTCTTGCAATTGTAGGACTTATATTAACAATATATTCATTATGAACAAAAATTCCAGCATTATTAATTTCGGGTATTTTATACTTTAAAATTCAAGAATTTTCATCCATATAAACCGATGAAAAGAATTTATCATCGTCGGCTTTAGCTGAAAATTCATTTAATTTCGCATAAAATTGATCTATTGTTGCATAAGCAGGTTTTGGCTGCATTATTTTTCATACAGCTCAACCAACAATAACTGCCAAAATAATTATTAAAACAAGATTTATTGTTTTATTTTTGAAAAATTTCATTTATTTCCTTTCTTTTTTTTAAAATAATATTATTAATTATATAATGTTTTTTTAATTTTTATTGCTTTTTATAGAAAATAGAAAAAAT
This window harbors:
- the ftsH gene encoding ATP-dependent zinc metalloprotease FtsH codes for the protein MKFFKNKTINLVLIIILAVIVGWAVWKIMQPKPAYATIDQFYAKLNEFSAKADDDKFFSSVYMDENSWILKYKIPEINNAGIFVHNEYIVNISPTIARQLNGSVTEQINAAMKYNEASNLVTELKKTGESLGFINEGKFKPSLWQQILSFIPLLFSFALPILLIVFYYKMLKGSSWGGMGGFFGPQNNSQAVKVMSDKRFSDIAGNKEVKEEVMELVDYLKNPGKYEAAGARIPKGILLGGPPGTGKTLLAKATAGEANVPFFFISASNFVELYVGMGAKRVRELFKEARKEAPAIIFIDELDAVGRSRGSGIGGGNDEREQTLNQLLVEMDGMTDNSGILVIAATNRTDVLDPALQRPGRFDRTITVNYPDIKEREEILKLHARGKRVDGTIDFKNIAKRTPGFSGAQLENVINEASILSVRENTKVITATQIDEAIDRVMSGPAKKHRTITEQERTMVAYHEAGHAVVGIKLPGGNKVQKITIIPRGNAGGYNLMLPENEKYNATKSELLATIASFMGGRAAEEIMYGAPEISTGAANDIEKATKIARRMVTEFGMSSLGPIQYEENSANPFLGRDYAKNMSFSHQVGHEIDLEVRKIISEAYEKAVEIINSNKELLELIKDSLLENETIVAEEIEYIAKNMKLPVRDEVSEKKSKDLDLDELIESVSNKENETDLKDKQSQDDLNNSDNKEK